The Prosthecobacter dejongeii genome contains a region encoding:
- the rlmN gene encoding 23S rRNA (adenine(2503)-C(2))-methyltransferase RlmN has protein sequence MTAAPLKPAAPLSLLGLTPPEITSLMAELGEPAFRAKQVIDWTFAKRAVSIEAMSNLSKGLRQTLTEKFVTRTMTIATVTGSKDTTRKFLLKLHDGRFVETVLIPANPALYGEASDRHTLCVSSQVGCAYDCKFCASGLAGFTRNLTTSEIVEQIVQVEAYSGERMDNLVFMGMGEPLSNYSNVIKAIEILNAEWGIGIGARHMTVSTSGLAPQIKRLADFPLQIRLAISLHGASDEVRNKIMPVNEKYNLDELFEALAYWRSKRKQHITFEYILIKDVNDGLDQAHRLAKRAKGLDAKVNLIPYNTVEGLPWVRPSEPHQDEFRDVLLNAGVKATLRREKGHDIAAACGQLRLRQETELGIIESPIPEKRITINAGA, from the coding sequence TTGACCGCTGCCCCTCTCAAACCTGCCGCTCCCCTGTCCCTCCTCGGCCTGACGCCGCCGGAGATCACCTCCCTCATGGCTGAACTGGGCGAGCCCGCCTTCCGCGCCAAGCAGGTGATTGACTGGACCTTTGCCAAACGGGCCGTGAGCATCGAGGCGATGTCGAACCTATCCAAGGGCCTGCGCCAGACGCTGACGGAGAAGTTTGTCACCCGGACGATGACCATCGCCACCGTGACCGGCTCCAAGGACACCACGCGCAAATTCTTGCTGAAGCTGCACGATGGACGTTTTGTCGAAACGGTGCTCATCCCGGCGAATCCGGCGCTGTATGGCGAGGCCTCAGACCGCCACACGCTCTGCGTTTCTAGCCAAGTGGGCTGCGCCTACGACTGCAAATTTTGCGCCAGTGGTTTGGCCGGTTTCACCCGAAATCTGACCACCTCTGAAATCGTGGAGCAGATCGTCCAGGTGGAAGCCTACAGCGGAGAGCGGATGGATAATCTGGTCTTCATGGGCATGGGCGAGCCGCTTTCCAACTACAGCAACGTCATCAAAGCGATCGAGATCCTCAATGCTGAATGGGGCATCGGCATCGGTGCGCGGCACATGACGGTGAGCACCAGTGGCCTGGCCCCGCAGATCAAACGCTTAGCCGATTTCCCTCTGCAAATCCGCCTCGCCATCTCCCTGCATGGCGCCAGTGACGAGGTGCGAAACAAGATCATGCCGGTGAATGAGAAGTACAACCTCGATGAACTCTTCGAGGCGCTGGCTTACTGGCGGTCCAAGCGCAAGCAGCACATCACCTTTGAGTACATCCTGATCAAGGATGTGAACGATGGCCTGGACCAGGCGCATCGTCTGGCGAAACGGGCCAAGGGCCTGGATGCCAAGGTGAACCTCATCCCCTACAACACCGTGGAGGGCCTGCCCTGGGTGAGGCCCAGTGAGCCGCATCAGGATGAGTTCCGCGACGTGCTGCTGAATGCGGGGGTGAAGGCCACGCTGCGCCGGGAAAAGGGGCATGACATCGCCGCTGCCTGTGGCCAGCTACGCCTGCGCCAGGAGACGGAACTGGGCATCATCGAATCCCCGATTCCTGAAAAGCGCATCACGATCAATGCCGGGGCTTGA
- a CDS encoding DUF4412 domain-containing protein: MKKSLLLLAVSLVALQTSFADWVVIQKATTDGQTQEVSIKIKGDKTRMDLGQQMSVVADGAAGNMVMLMHAQKMMMKMDAESLKSMMAMAGGAMGGSKPADKPAATGQKEKVGSYDCEVYTWSGQIGTGKFWVAKDFPGYQELNAAQDKLMKAMGNPAAALSPQASDFPGMVIKSEMTMMGKSTVSELVSAKEEKVEDSAFALPEGYQEMKMPAVPGK, translated from the coding sequence ATGAAAAAATCTCTTCTACTTCTCGCCGTTTCGTTGGTCGCTCTTCAGACGTCGTTCGCTGATTGGGTCGTGATTCAAAAAGCCACCACCGATGGGCAGACCCAAGAGGTGAGCATCAAGATCAAAGGTGACAAAACCCGCATGGACCTGGGCCAGCAGATGAGCGTGGTGGCCGACGGCGCTGCGGGCAACATGGTGATGCTGATGCATGCCCAGAAAATGATGATGAAGATGGACGCAGAGTCCCTGAAAAGCATGATGGCCATGGCGGGCGGTGCAATGGGCGGCAGCAAGCCTGCGGACAAACCTGCGGCCACGGGGCAGAAGGAAAAAGTGGGCAGCTACGACTGTGAAGTTTACACCTGGAGCGGCCAGATCGGCACCGGAAAATTCTGGGTGGCTAAAGACTTCCCTGGTTACCAGGAACTGAACGCGGCCCAGGACAAACTGATGAAGGCTATGGGCAACCCTGCCGCGGCCCTTTCCCCTCAGGCCAGCGATTTTCCTGGCATGGTGATCAAGTCTGAAATGACCATGATGGGCAAGTCCACTGTGTCTGAGCTGGTCTCCGCCAAGGAAGAAAAGGTGGAAGACAGCGCCTTTGCTCTGCCTGAAGGCTATCAGGAAATGAAGATGCCGGCCGTCCCCGGCAAATAA
- a CDS encoding DUF4412 domain-containing protein encodes MKQFLLLFAVWLLYLQTSFADWVVSHKTTFGGQGQQMTIMKIKGDKMRVDMGHVEKGQGLSVVTNGVSGTVVTLMHHSKSMFKTDEESRKGMMARDGGAMGESKPAVKLVATGQKEKVGTYDCEVYTWSSQGGSGKFWFAKDFPGCQELNAAIEKLSNYNAPNNHAHYPMPSAYPGMLIKLEMTMSGVSSVVELVSAKEQKVDDSAFAVPEDYQEVQTRMLPSK; translated from the coding sequence ATGAAACAATTTCTTCTACTTTTCGCCGTCTGGTTGCTGTATCTTCAGACGTCGTTCGCTGATTGGGTCGTGAGTCACAAAACTACCTTTGGGGGGCAGGGCCAACAGATGACCATCATGAAGATCAAAGGCGACAAAATGCGCGTGGACATGGGCCACGTGGAAAAAGGTCAGGGGTTGAGTGTTGTGACCAACGGCGTGTCGGGCACCGTGGTGACGCTGATGCACCACTCAAAATCGATGTTTAAGACGGACGAGGAGTCCCGCAAAGGCATGATGGCTAGAGACGGCGGGGCAATGGGTGAAAGCAAGCCTGCGGTTAAACTTGTCGCCACGGGGCAGAAGGAAAAAGTGGGCACGTATGACTGTGAAGTTTACACCTGGAGCAGCCAGGGTGGCAGCGGGAAATTCTGGTTTGCCAAGGACTTCCCAGGGTGCCAGGAACTGAATGCGGCCATTGAAAAATTGTCCAACTACAACGCACCCAATAACCACGCTCATTACCCTATGCCGAGCGCTTATCCCGGTATGCTAATCAAGCTCGAGATGACCATGAGTGGAGTATCCAGCGTTGTTGAGTTGGTCTCAGCCAAGGAACAAAAGGTGGATGACAGCGCTTTCGCGGTTCCTGAAGATTATCAGGAAGTGCAGACGCGAATGCTCCCCAGCAAGTGA
- a CDS encoding DUF72 domain-containing protein, protein MFTPAGPTLPLAALKTALHRLAEQNVFIGTSSWKYPGWKGLLYEEERYLYRGKFAESRFERECLEEYAQVFRTVCVDAGYYKFPSPKYIADLCAQVPEGFKFSFKVTDEITARTFPKLPRYGERGGQRNPHFLNAELFRSAFLASCEPHHEKMGVLMFEFSHFHPRDFQRGREFVDLLDGFFSQLPKGWQYGVEVRNRSMLHPDYFAMLRNHGVTHVLNNWTHMPSVAEQLEIPGSLTSDEFVAARFLLKPGRTYEQAVQTFQPYQSTKEINEEARQAAAAIIEMRQADVARRKTKPSFLFVNNRLEGNSLLTIIAVMERLGLASEALRKAGPSKSGV, encoded by the coding sequence ATGTTCACCCCTGCCGGTCCCACTCTGCCCCTTGCTGCGTTAAAAACTGCCCTGCATCGCCTGGCAGAGCAGAATGTTTTCATCGGCACTTCGTCATGGAAATATCCCGGCTGGAAGGGCCTGCTCTATGAGGAGGAGCGGTACCTATACCGAGGTAAATTTGCCGAAAGTCGCTTTGAGCGCGAGTGCCTGGAGGAGTATGCGCAGGTCTTCCGCACGGTCTGTGTGGATGCGGGTTATTACAAATTTCCTTCGCCCAAGTACATCGCCGATCTCTGCGCTCAGGTGCCGGAGGGGTTTAAGTTTTCCTTCAAGGTGACGGATGAGATTACCGCGCGCACCTTCCCCAAACTGCCGCGTTATGGAGAACGCGGTGGCCAGCGAAATCCGCATTTTCTAAATGCCGAATTGTTCCGCAGCGCCTTCCTCGCCTCGTGCGAGCCGCATCACGAAAAGATGGGCGTGCTCATGTTTGAGTTCAGTCATTTCCACCCGCGTGATTTCCAGCGCGGGCGGGAGTTTGTGGATCTGCTGGATGGCTTCTTCTCTCAGTTGCCCAAAGGTTGGCAATATGGCGTGGAGGTGCGCAATCGTTCCATGCTGCATCCGGACTACTTTGCCATGCTGCGCAACCATGGAGTGACCCATGTGCTGAATAACTGGACGCACATGCCGAGTGTGGCGGAGCAGTTGGAGATCCCTGGTAGCCTAACCAGTGATGAATTTGTCGCAGCGCGTTTCCTGCTGAAGCCGGGCCGCACCTATGAGCAGGCGGTGCAGACCTTTCAGCCGTATCAGTCCACCAAAGAGATCAATGAAGAGGCGCGCCAAGCGGCGGCGGCCATCATCGAAATGCGCCAGGCGGATGTGGCACGGAGAAAGACGAAGCCTTCGTTTTTGTTTGTGAACAATCGTTTGGAAGGGAATTCCCTGCTCACCATCATCGCGGTGATGGAGCGGTTAGGTTTAGCGAGTGAGGCACTGCGAAAAGCAGGCCCATCCAAATCGGGTGTTTGA
- a CDS encoding sulfatase family protein has product MRRLFFFALFCLSALSGLHAAPPPNIVFILSDDHSYPFLGCYGRPEMKTPHLDQFAAEGMKFHRMFTGAPQCVPSRATFLTGRSPVACRITRFSSPLPRDEITYPEILKKEAGYFVGVLGRSYHLDGSGRSPEASARVFEANQLQTFKERFDYVDSTGQTTIPETMKAFFDQRPKDKPYYLWVNFSDPHHPWDTGTNPPDPAKLAVPGSLPDLPGVRSDLSRYEGEIEHMDTDFKRVLDIVKARAGLENTLIVFTGDNGMAFPSGKGSLHDPGLNVPLIVWWPGVIQPGSESRALISGEDMAPTCLEAAGLPVPNRISGKSFLPLLRGQPFQPRQHIFAERGPHGSATFNEGVSAAGVDYSRAVRSDRYKLIYNVTPSHRYSPVDSAGDPSWQDIVKAHEGKQLDSAFETLWFTSPRAVYELYDLDTDPSELRNLAGQPDMKDIEQQLKEALQEKMILDYDYLPLPIAGAPKRKAADKNPAAKNDPSREKQFTQKDRDKDGVLSWDEFRQGRSAAEAEGWFKARDQDANGSLSREEFITAQVPNPPKK; this is encoded by the coding sequence ATGCGTCGTCTTTTCTTTTTTGCCCTGTTTTGCCTTTCAGCCCTCTCGGGACTGCACGCCGCACCGCCGCCGAATATTGTCTTCATCCTCAGCGATGACCACAGTTACCCCTTTCTAGGCTGCTATGGGCGGCCGGAGATGAAGACGCCTCACTTGGATCAATTCGCGGCGGAAGGCATGAAGTTCCACCGCATGTTCACTGGGGCCCCGCAGTGTGTGCCCTCACGGGCCACCTTCCTCACCGGGCGCTCTCCGGTGGCCTGCCGCATCACGCGATTCAGCTCGCCCCTGCCTCGCGATGAAATCACCTACCCGGAGATCCTGAAAAAAGAGGCCGGGTACTTCGTGGGTGTCCTGGGCCGCAGTTATCATCTGGATGGCTCTGGCCGCAGCCCGGAAGCCAGCGCGCGGGTGTTTGAGGCCAACCAACTCCAGACCTTCAAAGAACGCTTCGACTACGTGGACTCCACCGGCCAGACCACCATCCCGGAGACGATGAAGGCCTTTTTTGATCAACGCCCGAAAGACAAGCCCTACTATCTCTGGGTCAATTTCAGCGATCCTCATCACCCCTGGGACACGGGGACAAACCCACCTGATCCCGCCAAGCTCGCCGTTCCAGGCAGCCTGCCAGACCTGCCCGGCGTGCGGTCTGACCTCTCCCGTTACGAGGGCGAGATCGAGCACATGGACACCGACTTCAAGCGCGTGCTGGACATCGTCAAAGCGCGCGCCGGTTTGGAGAACACGCTCATCGTTTTCACGGGTGACAACGGCATGGCCTTCCCCAGTGGCAAAGGCAGCCTGCATGACCCCGGGCTGAATGTCCCCCTCATCGTCTGGTGGCCCGGCGTCATCCAGCCCGGCAGCGAATCCCGCGCCCTCATCTCCGGTGAAGACATGGCCCCCACCTGCCTGGAGGCAGCAGGCCTGCCTGTGCCTAACCGCATCAGTGGCAAAAGTTTCCTCCCCCTGCTGCGCGGCCAGCCGTTCCAACCCCGCCAGCACATCTTCGCTGAACGCGGCCCTCACGGCAGCGCCACCTTCAATGAAGGCGTCTCCGCAGCAGGCGTGGACTACAGCCGTGCTGTGCGCAGCGACCGCTACAAACTCATCTACAACGTCACCCCCAGCCACCGCTACTCCCCCGTGGACAGCGCCGGGGACCCGAGCTGGCAGGACATCGTGAAAGCCCACGAGGGGAAGCAACTCGACAGCGCTTTTGAAACCCTCTGGTTCACCAGCCCACGCGCCGTCTATGAACTTTACGACCTGGACACCGACCCCAGTGAACTGCGCAATCTCGCGGGTCAGCCCGACATGAAGGACATCGAGCAGCAGCTCAAAGAGGCCCTTCAGGAAAAGATGATCCTGGACTACGACTACCTCCCCCTGCCCATCGCAGGGGCCCCGAAAAGGAAAGCTGCAGACAAGAATCCAGCCGCAAAGAATGATCCCAGCCGCGAGAAGCAATTCACCCAAAAAGACAGAGACAAAGATGGCGTGTTGAGCTGGGACGAATTCCGCCAAGGACGCAGTGCGGCGGAGGCGGAAGGCTGGTTCAAAGCCCGTGACCAAGATGCCAACGGCAGTCTCAGCCGTGAAGAATTCATCACCGCCCAAGTGCCCAACCCACCCAAGAAATAA
- a CDS encoding sulfatase family protein — protein MKSFLLTLLASLSLLSTCAEAADRPNVLFIIFDDWGWRDAGAYGSTWVKTPNFDRIAKEGILFKNAYTSNPKCSPCRASILTGRNTWQLEEASCHNGIFPPKFAVYPDLVQAAGYTIGLTGKGWGPGDYKLNGRTQNPAGPSFDSHTLAPPAKGMGKNDYGKNFDAFMNQREKGKPFCFWMGFQEPHRAYEPDSGLRLGKKLEDVVVPPYFPDTSVVRGDLADYAIEVEYADAYIGKALATLEAAGELDNTLIVVTSDHGMPFPYVKGQIHEDGFHLPLAMRWGKGIQPGRVVEDFINVRDFAPTFLELAGLKPHEQMTGKSLVNILRSPKSGFIEDRKIMLAGKERHDLGRPNDWGYPVRAIRTPDYLYVHNFHPERWPACNPETDFGNCDPSPTKELIKALGGTYYEMAFGKRPADELYRLSDDPSGIRNLANDLAFTPVLNDLRDQMMTLLKAEGDPRALGNGAIFDTYQYLATRKKGYDTWLKAQDAALAESIKAKAIEVNDQHRARPPR, from the coding sequence ATGAAAAGCTTTCTCCTCACGCTGTTGGCCTCACTCAGTTTGCTCAGCACCTGCGCTGAAGCGGCGGATCGGCCTAACGTCTTATTCATCATCTTCGATGACTGGGGCTGGCGCGATGCCGGGGCCTATGGCTCCACCTGGGTCAAGACGCCGAATTTTGACCGCATCGCCAAAGAAGGCATCCTTTTCAAAAACGCCTACACCTCCAATCCTAAATGCAGCCCCTGCCGCGCCAGCATCCTGACCGGGCGCAACACCTGGCAGCTCGAGGAAGCCTCCTGCCACAATGGCATCTTCCCTCCCAAGTTCGCGGTGTATCCCGATCTCGTCCAGGCCGCCGGTTACACCATCGGCCTCACGGGCAAAGGCTGGGGCCCTGGTGACTATAAACTCAATGGCCGCACCCAAAACCCTGCCGGCCCCAGCTTTGACTCACACACCCTCGCCCCGCCTGCCAAAGGCATGGGCAAGAACGACTACGGCAAGAATTTCGATGCCTTCATGAACCAGCGTGAAAAGGGCAAACCCTTCTGTTTCTGGATGGGCTTTCAAGAGCCTCACCGCGCCTACGAGCCGGACTCGGGCCTGCGCCTGGGCAAGAAACTCGAAGACGTGGTGGTGCCCCCTTACTTCCCAGACACCTCCGTGGTGCGCGGCGACCTGGCGGATTACGCCATCGAGGTGGAATACGCCGATGCCTACATCGGCAAAGCCCTGGCTACGCTGGAAGCAGCGGGTGAGCTGGACAACACGCTTATCGTGGTCACGTCCGATCACGGCATGCCCTTCCCCTACGTCAAAGGCCAGATCCACGAAGATGGATTCCACCTGCCACTGGCCATGCGCTGGGGCAAAGGCATCCAGCCAGGGCGAGTCGTGGAGGACTTCATCAACGTGCGTGACTTCGCCCCCACCTTCCTGGAACTGGCCGGGCTGAAACCTCATGAACAGATGACGGGCAAGAGTCTCGTCAACATCCTGCGCTCGCCCAAGTCAGGCTTCATCGAAGATCGCAAAATCATGCTCGCGGGCAAAGAGCGGCATGACCTCGGGCGGCCTAACGACTGGGGTTATCCCGTGCGCGCCATCCGCACCCCCGACTACCTTTACGTGCACAACTTTCACCCCGAACGCTGGCCCGCCTGCAATCCTGAAACCGACTTTGGCAACTGCGATCCCAGCCCCACCAAGGAGCTGATCAAAGCCCTCGGCGGCACCTACTATGAGATGGCCTTTGGCAAACGCCCTGCCGATGAACTCTATCGCCTTAGCGATGATCCCTCCGGCATTCGCAACCTCGCCAACGACCTCGCCTTTACCCCCGTGCTGAATGACCTGCGCGACCAAATGATGACCCTGCTCAAAGCAGAAGGCGATCCCCGCGCCCTCGGCAACGGAGCCATCTTTGATACCTACCAATACCTGGCCACCCGCAAAAAGGGCTACGACACCTGGCTGAAAGCCCAAGACGCCGCCCTCGCGGAATCCATCAAGGCCAAAGCCATCGAAGTGAATGACCAACACCGCGCGCGCCCGCCAAGGTGA
- a CDS encoding BlaI/MecI/CopY family transcriptional regulator encodes MPAPDISESEWSIMEALWKRAPQTASEVTRTLKPTRKWAENTVRTLLTRLVEKGALKTDENTSGTRTYLPAVKREACVRAESDSFLQRVFQGAAKPLLIHFAQNSKLTPEEVKELKKLLDQSLNR; translated from the coding sequence ATGCCTGCTCCTGACATCTCCGAGTCTGAATGGTCCATCATGGAAGCCCTCTGGAAGCGTGCTCCCCAGACCGCCTCTGAAGTCACCCGCACCCTCAAGCCCACGAGGAAGTGGGCAGAAAACACCGTGCGCACGCTGCTCACCCGCCTGGTGGAAAAAGGCGCGCTGAAGACCGATGAAAACACCAGTGGCACCCGCACCTACCTGCCCGCTGTGAAGCGTGAGGCCTGCGTGCGTGCAGAGAGTGATTCCTTCCTCCAGCGCGTCTTCCAAGGCGCTGCCAAGCCCCTGCTCATCCACTTTGCCCAGAACAGCAAGCTCACCCCTGAGGAGGTGAAAGAGCTCAAAAAGCTGCTCGACCAATCACTCAACCGCTAA